The DNA sequence CCTTGGTGACGTACATGCCCGGGGTGCCGGCCTCCACCACGAACGCCTTGATGCCGGCGCGCCCGGCCGAGCGGTCGAGCGTCGCCCAGACGACCACGAAGCCCTCCGACTTCTCGGCCGCCATCAGGCCTGCGGTACAGAAGATCTTCGACCCGTTCAGCACCCAGTGGTCGCCGTCACGGACCGCCGTCGTCTGGATCGCCGAGCTGTCGGAGCCGCAGCTCGGCTCGGTGATCGCCATCGCCGCCCACTTGGGCTTGCCGCCCTCGGTGAAACGCTTGAGGAAGCGCGCCTTCTGCTCCGGTGTTCCGGCCGCCGCGACGGCGGCCCCGCCGAGGCCGGCGTTCGGGATCGAGAGGTAGAGTCCGGCGTCGCCCCAGGAGAGCTCCTCGATGGAGACGCACATCCCGAGGTTCCGCTCCGAGGGCCCCTCCTTGGCCTTGCGGTCTCCCGTGCCGCCGATCGGGTTCGAATGCGAGACTGCCCACATCATGTTGAGGAAGTCCCAGGGCTTCTCGTGCTCGCACTCGTCGTACTCGCGGGCGATGGGCCGCATGGCCATCTCGGCGGCCTGGTGCGTCAGCTGCTGCATCCCCCTGAGGCCGTCCGACAGCTCGAAGTCGATCATGGTCGTTCCTCCCCCCTTGGGTCGGCGCTAGACGATGGCCACGCCGTCGAAGGTCGCGAAGCCGCGCGCGTTGCGCAGCCAGAGCTCCACGGGATGGTCGCGGATGTAGCCGTGGCCGCCGAGGACCTGGACGGCGTTGTCGGTGATCTTGAGCGAGGACTGGCTCGCATAGTGCCGCGCCAGGTAGCACTCGCGGGTCGCCGGCTGTCCCTTGTCGAGGCGGGAGGCCGCCTCCCAGGCGAGCAGCCGCATGGCGTCGATCTCGATCGCCATGTCGGCCAGCATGAACGCGATCGCCTGCTTTTGCGCGATCGCCTGGCCGAAGGCGCGACGGTCCTTGGCGTAGTCGCGGGCATGGTCGAAGGCGGCGCGCGAGACGCCGACGGCCAGCGCCGCGCTCGCCAGCCGGCCGGCGTCGACGAGCGGCCGGACGTCCGTCCCCTCGCCGCCGAGGCGGCTCGATGCCGGCACCCGCACGTCCTCGAGCCGCAGCGGGAAGGTGTCGAGCGCCTTGATGCCCATGTTCTTCTCGCGCTCGCCGACCGTGAGGCCGGGCGCCTTCCCCTCGACGATGAAGGCGGCGAGGCCGTCCGGCGCGCCGGCATAAACCAGGATGGCGTGCGCGTCGCGGGCGAGCGGCACCAGGCACTTCTCGCCGGTGATGATCCAGTCGCCGCCCCGACGCGTGGCGCGCGTCGCGAGCGCCGTCGGGTCGAAGTCCCAGCGCGGCTCGATGAACGCCGCCGTCGCGACCGAGAACTCCAGGCCCGTGAAGCGGGGCAGCCAGCGAGCGCGTTGCTCCTCGGTGCCGGCGACGACGAGCGGGATGGTGAGCAGCCTCGGGGTCAGCAGGTGGAGCGCCAGCGCCAGGTCACCGTAGGCCAGCTCCTCGAGCAGGACGGCCCCCGTCACCGCCGAGCGAGCATCCCCGTAGCCGCCCTGCGCTTCGGGGATCGTGGTCTGCACGAGGCCGAGCTCCCAGCCGCGGGCGACGACGTCGTCCGGCACGCGGTTCGCCTCGTCCGCCTCGCGGGCGCGCGGACGCAGGACCTCGCGCGCGAAGTCCGTCATCGTCTTGCGGATGAGCTCCTGCTCATCGGTCGGCTTGAAGCTCACCATGGTCCCGTGCCTCCTCCGATGGCCTTGCGCGCCGCGCCGCGGGGCGCCAGCCAGGCAGCCATCTGCTCGACGAGCGTGTCGAGGATCGCGCGCAGGTCGACCTGCTCCGGATCCTGGTAATGCTGGATCTCGGCCCCCATGATCGCGCCGGCGACGACGGCCGCCGCCGCCTCGGCGCTCACGTCCCCGCGCAGCACGCCGCGCTGCTGTCCCCGGCGCACGACGTCGGCGAGGAACACGCGCATGCGGCGGAGGATGTTGCGGAACTCGACCGACAGGGCGGGATTCGTGTCGAGCGCCTCCACCATCAGCGTGATGATGAAGCGGCGATGGCTCGAGACCGTGGCGTGGAAGAAGCAGACGTCGACGACATGACGGAGCGCCGCCATCGCGTCCAGCTCCGGCGTCACCTCCGCGAGGACCTGCCGCTCGAACTCGCCGACGTGGTCCTTGACCGCCTCGAAGAGCAGCTGCTGCTTGTCGCGGAAGTGGTAGTAGACCGCGCCCTTGGTGACGCCCGCGTCGCGCGCGATGCGGTCGATCGTCGTGCCCTGGTAGCCGAGGCGCGCGAAGCAGTCGATCGCGGCGCGCAGGAGCGGCTTGCGCGAAGGCTCGCGCCCATCTCCCCGACTGCGGCCGCGCGCCGCTGACATACTGAACGTTCAGTATCTCCAATGACGCGTGTAGTCAAGTAGATACGGCCACGGGGATGGACAATTACGCTGCCGCTCCGCTACGTACGCGGAGGGGGCCGACAGCACCAACGAAGAAGGAGTCGCAGATGATCAGAGCCGCCGTCCTCGCTACCGCCGTGCTCCTGCCCGCCCTCGCGCTGGCCGACGAGGTCTGGCGCTGGAAGGATCCGTCGGGCGGCCTGCACTACTCGAACGTGCGCGCCCACATCCCCCGTTACGCCGAGCCCGTCGCGACAGAGATCGGCCACGCCTCGCTACGGCCCCTGCCGGCGCAGGCCGCCGTGCCGCGCGCCCAGGCTTACGAGGCACCGCGCGAGGCGCGCATCCCGTTCCGCTCCGAGCTTCGAGCACTAGGGAGCTGCTGGCCGTTCGGCTTCCCCTACGTCATCGTCAACAACCCGCATGAGCTGGCCGACCAGCTGAAACAGGCCTCGCTGCTCGACGCGCTCGGCGTCCCCTGGCGCAAGGGCTGCTGCCTCTGACGAGCGCGTCGAGGTAGGAAGCACGGCCGGCGGCCGGCGCGTGCTTCCCGGCTCCCCGCCTGTCAGATGTAGGCGCCGCCGTCGACGCGCAGGATCTTGCCGGTGATCCAGGCGCCGTCGGCGGAGGCCAGGAACACCGCCGCGCGGCCGATCTCGCTCGGCTCTCCGGCCCGGCCGAGCGGGATCGTCTGCAGAACCGCGTCGCCGTGATAGCGGAGGAGGCGCTCGCCCATCTCCGAGCGGACGACCCCCGGCGCGATGCTGTTGACGCGCACGCCGGCGGGGGCCACCTCCTTGGCGAGCACCTTCATCAGCGCGTTCACTCCTGCCTTGGCCACGTGGTAGGGCGCGCCGCCGGCGCCGGCCAGGTCGGCACCGATCGAGGAGATGAACAGGAGGACGCCCCGCCGCGCGACGACGTGAGGAACCGCTGCCCGCGCCGTCCAGAAGGCGCCGTCCAGGTCGGTCGCGAGCACACGCCGCCACTCCGCCGGGTCGACACCGGCCACGGGCGCGACGCGGGCCGCCACGCCGGCGTTGGCGACCACGATGTCGAGCCCGCCGAGGAACCCCACCGCTTCGGCCACCATCGCCTCCACCGCCTCGCGATCGGAGACGTCTGCCTGGAGGACCACCACACGCCTCCCGAGCGTTCGCACCTCCGCGGCGGTCTTCTCGGCGGCCTCGCGGTCGCGGCGGTAGTTGATGGCGACGTCGGCACCCTCCCGCGCGAACTCGAGGGCGATCCCGCGGCCGATGCCGCGCCCGCCGCCGGTGACGAGCGCCGTCTTGTCCTCGAGCTTGCCCAAGGCGCTCTCCGTTCGACGTCGAACCGGCGGGCTAGCGGACGATGTCCTCGCCGGCGTCGGCCAGCACGGTCATCACGTTGTCGCGGACCTCGGCGAATCCGCCCGTGATCTCAATCCTCGCCACGGCGCCATCGGTCTCGCGGTAGGACAGCACACCCGGCTCGAGCGTCGTGACCAGCGCGGCGTGGTCGGGGAGCACGCCGATCTCGCCGTACGCTCCGGGGGCGGTCACCTCGCGCACGTCCTGGTCGACGAGCTGACGCTCGCGGGTGTAGACGCGCAGCCGCATTCAACTCCTCCGGGGGCCCGTGCGCTGCTCGCGCGCTTCGCGCGCTGCGCTGCTCCGATGCCCCCGGACCCCGCGCCGCACGCGGCAAAGCCGCGCGCGGCTTCGCTGCGCTCGCCTCATGCGGCCATCCTTTGCGCCTTCTCGAGGACGTCGTCGATCGTCCCGACCATGTAGAATGCCTGCTCGGGGAGGTCGTCGTGCTTGCCCTCGACGATCTCGCGGAAGGCACGGATGGTCTCGGGGAGCGGGACGTAGACGCCCTTGAAGCCGGTGAACTGCTCGGCCACGTGGAAGGGCTGGGAGAGGAACTTCTGGATCTTCCGCGCCCGGCCGACGACGACCTTGTCGTCCTCGGAGAGCTCGTCCATGCCGAGGATCGCGATGATGTCCTGCAGGTCCTTGTAGCGCTGGAGAATGGCCTGGACCTGTCGGGCCACGCCATAGTGCTCCTCGCCCACGACCGCCGGGTCGAGGATGCGTGAGGTGGAGTCGAGCGGGTCGACGGCCGGATAGATGCCGAGCTCGGCGATCTGCCGCGACAGCACCGTCGTCGCGTCGAGGTGCGCGAAGGTCGTCGCGGG is a window from the Deltaproteobacteria bacterium genome containing:
- a CDS encoding acyl-CoA dehydrogenase; the encoded protein is MIDFELSDGLRGMQQLTHQAAEMAMRPIAREYDECEHEKPWDFLNMMWAVSHSNPIGGTGDRKAKEGPSERNLGMCVSIEELSWGDAGLYLSIPNAGLGGAAVAAAGTPEQKARFLKRFTEGGKPKWAAMAITEPSCGSDSSAIQTTAVRDGDHWVLNGSKIFCTAGLMAAEKSEGFVVVWATLDRSAGRAGIKAFVVEAGTPGMYVTK
- a CDS encoding acyl-CoA dehydrogenase — its product is MVSFKPTDEQELIRKTMTDFAREVLRPRAREADEANRVPDDVVARGWELGLVQTTIPEAQGGYGDARSAVTGAVLLEELAYGDLALALHLLTPRLLTIPLVVAGTEEQRARWLPRFTGLEFSVATAAFIEPRWDFDPTALATRATRRGGDWIITGEKCLVPLARDAHAILVYAGAPDGLAAFIVEGKAPGLTVGEREKNMGIKALDTFPLRLEDVRVPASSRLGGEGTDVRPLVDAGRLASAALAVGVSRAAFDHARDYAKDRRAFGQAIAQKQAIAFMLADMAIEIDAMRLLAWEAASRLDKGQPATRECYLARHYASQSSLKITDNAVQVLGGHGYIRDHPVELWLRNARGFATFDGVAIV
- a CDS encoding TetR/AcrR family transcriptional regulator; translation: MSAARGRSRGDGREPSRKPLLRAAIDCFARLGYQGTTIDRIARDAGVTKGAVYYHFRDKQQLLFEAVKDHVGEFERQVLAEVTPELDAMAALRHVVDVCFFHATVSSHRRFIITLMVEALDTNPALSVEFRNILRRMRVFLADVVRRGQQRGVLRGDVSAEAAAAVVAGAIMGAEIQHYQDPEQVDLRAILDTLVEQMAAWLAPRGAARKAIGGGTGPW
- a CDS encoding DUF4124 domain-containing protein; this translates as MDNYAAAPLRTRRGPTAPTKKESQMIRAAVLATAVLLPALALADEVWRWKDPSGGLHYSNVRAHIPRYAEPVATEIGHASLRPLPAQAAVPRAQAYEAPREARIPFRSELRALGSCWPFGFPYVIVNNPHELADQLKQASLLDALGVPWRKGCCL
- a CDS encoding glucose 1-dehydrogenase, translating into MGKLEDKTALVTGGGRGIGRGIALEFAREGADVAINYRRDREAAEKTAAEVRTLGRRVVVLQADVSDREAVEAMVAEAVGFLGGLDIVVANAGVAARVAPVAGVDPAEWRRVLATDLDGAFWTARAAVPHVVARRGVLLFISSIGADLAGAGGAPYHVAKAGVNALMKVLAKEVAPAGVRVNSIAPGVVRSEMGERLLRYHGDAVLQTIPLGRAGEPSEIGRAAVFLASADGAWITGKILRVDGGAYI
- the atpC gene encoding ATP synthase F1 subunit epsilon, coding for MRLRVYTRERQLVDQDVREVTAPGAYGEIGVLPDHAALVTTLEPGVLSYRETDGAVARIEITGGFAEVRDNVMTVLADAGEDIVR